A segment of the Erythrobacter sp. F6033 genome:
CAGGTGTTCGTATCGAGGCGGGTAATCTTGCCGCCGCTGACGGTGTATTCGGAATAGGAGCAACACTCCTCGCTTCCATTGGCAAACACATACCCGACCGACAGATAAACCCGATCGCCGGTCATACCGCTATCATCGATGCGGATTTTGGGAGCGTCCTCTGTAAAGTTGAGACGATACAGCGCGCGGATTTCTTCGTGACCATTGGCGAGAACGACGCCGTTCATTGTGACAACTGCGTTCGGGGCAAAAGTGCGGACATAACGATCCAGGTTACGGGCACGATAGGCATCGACATGTGCTTGAACCGCGCGAGCAGCCGCAGGTGTTTGCGTGTTTTCCTGAGCCACGGCACTCGGGGTAGCAGCCATCATTGCTGCGGCGACCATCATCACTTTGAAACGCATCCCACCCTCCTGAAAAATGATCTGAGAATTCTGCCCGAAAGTATCGCGCGCAATCGTTTACTTTTGGTGTGCATTTGCGCATTCCTAATTCGGTGAGCGCCCCTGCACCTCCTTCGCCTGAGCCTGTTCCGCTACCCGCATTGCATGCCAATCATGGCGGCAACTGGCTGCGTTCGCCCACGGGCTCCACCGGAGCGGTGTCAAAGGGCGACGCGATCATGGCAGCGTCTGACACGCCGGTTCTGATCCTGAACGCTCCTTTGGTGGCAAGCCGCCTCGGCTATCCCGATCTTTCGGGTCTCGACCTGCTGGAGCTGTTCGCTTTCGTCCATCCCGCCCGGTTCTGCGTGCCTACACCGCGAGGCTTGGCGCAGGCGCTGGAGCTGGAAGAGCCCAAGGGCGACGAACATGTGCCCGCATTCCTGCAGCGCGCAGCAGGCGCAATGATTGCGGCCTGCGAAGACCCCGAATGGTTTGAACGGCAAGGCGCGTGGAGCACTTTGCAAAGCATGGAGCGGCTGCGCTGGCCTTGGGCGCAAGTCCTGAAACCGCATATCGCCAAGCCGGAGCGTGCCGAAAAGTGGTTGTTCGCGACTTTGCCGGAATGGGAAGAAACGCCCGAACGCGGTTCGCCGCGACAGGTGGAATTGCCCGATGAGGACGTGCTTGCCCAGCTTGATCATCTGACCGGCGAAGGCTCTGAAAAACGCGAAGGTCAACGCGAATATGCGAAGGACGCGGCGCGTATCTTTGTGCCGCGTGACAAGCGCGAATTGCCGCATGTCGCCTTGGCGCAGGCTGGCACGGGTATCGGCAAGACGCTGGGTTATC
Coding sequences within it:
- a CDS encoding nuclear transport factor 2 family protein — protein: MRFKVMMVAAAMMAATPSAVAQENTQTPAAARAVQAHVDAYRARNLDRYVRTFAPNAVVTMNGVVLANGHEEIRALYRLNFTEDAPKIRIDDSGMTGDRVYLSVGYVFANGSEECCSYSEYTVSGGKITRLDTNT